The Kozakia baliensis genome includes a region encoding these proteins:
- a CDS encoding ATP-dependent helicase has protein sequence MTQSPIPSPRSTLEYLERLNPEQREAIETTEGPLLILAGAGTGKTRVLTTRFAHLLLTGCARPHQILAVTFTNKAAREMRERVGALLGESVEGLWLGTFHSICARMLRRHAEYVGLTSGFTILDTDDQLRLVKQVMEPFRIDTKRWPAQGMLGVIQRWKDRGLTPERVTPAEDSDFGGGGHARKIYAAYQARLIAVNACDFGDLMLHTTEILRTRPDVLAQYHRLFRYILVDEYQDTNTIQYLWLRLLAKREGQPANIACVGDDDQSIYSWRGAEVENILRFERDFPGAKVVRLERNYRSTAQILAAAAGLIAHNDGRLGKTLRPGREDAHGEKVQIIGVWDSDEEARIVAGAIERLKVDGHPLSEIAILMRAGFQTRPFEERLMTLGLPYRVVGGLRFYERAEIRDAMAYMRVLAQPADDLAFERIVNVPRRGVGAAALQKLHVEARALNGPLSLTVSEGLARGNLKGKSREALRVLMEAFDKARETLPREGHVVAVEQLLEDSGYLQMWRDDKSPEAPGRLDNIKELLRAIGDFQSLEGFLEHVALVTEAEESAAEDKISLMTLHGAKGLEFDTVFLPGWEEGVFPSQRSMDEGGQKSLEEERRLAYVGLTRARRRAVVVHAARRRVYANWQDSIPSRFIEEIPDEHVQHSGQSFQERKQAAHVSVFASGPLRSMRPVPKVTDVLDAPRVDIPVGARVFHQKFGYGVVTGVDSDRLHITFEKAGEKRVMAQFVELAS, from the coding sequence GTGACGCAATCCCCTATCCCATCTCCGCGCTCGACACTCGAGTATCTTGAACGCTTGAATCCCGAACAGCGTGAAGCAATCGAGACGACGGAAGGCCCGTTATTGATTCTCGCAGGTGCGGGAACCGGCAAGACGCGCGTTTTGACGACTCGTTTCGCGCATCTGCTTCTGACGGGCTGCGCGCGACCGCATCAGATTCTGGCGGTGACGTTCACCAACAAGGCTGCGCGCGAAATGCGCGAGCGTGTAGGTGCGTTGCTAGGCGAGTCCGTCGAAGGGTTATGGCTGGGCACGTTCCATTCCATTTGCGCGCGGATGCTGCGGCGTCATGCCGAATATGTCGGGCTGACGAGTGGGTTCACAATTCTGGATACGGACGATCAACTGCGTTTGGTGAAGCAGGTGATGGAGCCGTTTCGTATCGACACCAAGCGCTGGCCTGCTCAAGGAATGCTTGGCGTTATCCAGCGTTGGAAAGATCGCGGGTTAACGCCGGAGCGCGTGACGCCTGCTGAGGACAGCGATTTTGGCGGTGGTGGCCACGCGCGCAAGATTTATGCGGCATACCAGGCGCGTTTGATCGCGGTGAATGCCTGCGATTTCGGCGATCTGATGCTGCATACGACGGAGATATTGCGCACGCGGCCGGATGTTCTCGCGCAGTATCACCGCTTGTTTCGTTATATTCTGGTGGACGAGTATCAGGACACCAACACCATTCAATACCTCTGGCTGCGTCTCCTGGCCAAGCGCGAGGGACAACCTGCTAACATTGCCTGTGTGGGCGATGACGATCAGTCGATCTATTCCTGGCGTGGGGCGGAAGTAGAGAACATTCTGCGTTTCGAGCGGGATTTCCCTGGCGCGAAGGTCGTGCGCCTGGAGCGGAACTACCGTTCGACCGCGCAGATTCTGGCGGCGGCGGCGGGGCTAATTGCGCATAATGACGGGCGTTTAGGCAAGACGTTGCGCCCGGGGCGCGAGGATGCGCACGGCGAGAAAGTGCAAATCATCGGGGTTTGGGACTCCGATGAGGAAGCGCGGATCGTTGCCGGGGCGATCGAACGATTGAAGGTGGATGGGCATCCGCTTTCCGAGATCGCCATTCTCATGCGCGCGGGCTTTCAGACACGCCCGTTCGAAGAGCGTTTGATGACGCTGGGCCTACCTTATCGGGTGGTGGGTGGTCTGCGCTTTTACGAGCGGGCGGAAATCCGTGACGCCATGGCTTATATGCGTGTTTTGGCGCAGCCGGCGGACGATCTGGCGTTTGAGCGCATCGTCAATGTGCCGCGTCGTGGTGTGGGGGCTGCGGCTTTGCAGAAGCTTCACGTCGAGGCGCGCGCATTGAATGGGCCGTTAAGCCTAACGGTGTCTGAGGGTCTGGCGCGCGGAAACTTGAAAGGTAAATCGCGCGAGGCCCTGCGCGTGTTGATGGAGGCTTTCGACAAAGCGCGTGAGACATTGCCGCGTGAGGGGCATGTTGTGGCGGTAGAGCAATTGCTGGAGGATTCTGGCTATTTGCAAATGTGGCGAGACGATAAATCGCCAGAAGCGCCGGGCCGGCTAGACAATATCAAGGAATTGCTGCGGGCCATTGGGGATTTCCAATCCCTGGAGGGTTTCCTTGAGCATGTAGCGTTGGTGACGGAAGCCGAGGAAAGCGCTGCGGAAGACAAAATCAGCCTAATGACGCTGCATGGCGCGAAGGGTTTGGAGTTCGACACGGTGTTTCTGCCCGGTTGGGAAGAAGGCGTATTTCCCTCCCAACGCAGTATGGATGAAGGCGGGCAGAAGAGCTTAGAGGAAGAGCGGCGTCTGGCTTATGTCGGGCTGACGCGGGCGCGTAGACGCGCAGTTGTGGTGCATGCGGCGCGTCGTCGGGTTTACGCCAATTGGCAGGATTCGATTCCCAGTCGGTTCATTGAGGAAATTCCTGATGAGCATGTGCAGCATAGCGGACAATCGTTTCAGGAGCGAAAACAGGCAGCGCATGTTTCGGTGTTTGCGTCCGGGCCGTTACGCAGTATGCGGCCTGTTCCTAAAGTGACGGATGTTTTGGATGCGCCGCGTGTTGATATTCCGGTCGGGGCGCGCGTATTCCATCAGAAATTCGGTTATGGCGTTGTCACGGGTGTGGATAGCGACCGACTGCATATTACTTTCGAGAAGGCTGGCGAAAAGCGCGTGATGGCTCAATTTGTGGAACTAGCGTCGTGA
- a CDS encoding JAB domain-containing protein, which produces MRHGQFLFPKVNEIAFRGTGPQGHRARMRARILVNGAETLADYEVLEMLLFFGIPRRDTKPLAKGLIQHFGSLFEVFRAQGKELHAFGLSDAAIRALRLPAIAAERLAGAEARVRPMLGNWAQLLAYVEIAILGAKPGQLRILYLDNRNRLLADEPIETDAITAPIFCRALSLHATALIGLELAETDMLKNAKRRARLAKQIEQEAQYLAITLHDVMIMGEGTPISLRQEGLL; this is translated from the coding sequence TTGCGCCATGGCCAATTCCTCTTTCCCAAAGTGAACGAAATCGCTTTCCGGGGCACCGGCCCCCAAGGGCATCGCGCCCGCATGCGCGCGCGCATCCTCGTCAACGGCGCCGAAACCCTCGCCGATTACGAAGTGCTGGAAATGCTATTGTTTTTCGGCATTCCACGGCGTGACACCAAACCTTTGGCCAAAGGGCTGATCCAACATTTCGGCAGCCTGTTCGAAGTTTTTCGCGCGCAAGGCAAGGAACTTCATGCCTTTGGCCTCAGCGACGCCGCCATTCGCGCCCTACGTCTGCCCGCCATCGCCGCCGAACGCCTCGCTGGCGCGGAAGCGCGTGTTCGCCCGATGCTCGGCAATTGGGCGCAGCTTTTGGCCTATGTCGAGATCGCCATTCTAGGCGCAAAACCAGGGCAACTGCGCATCCTTTATCTCGATAACCGCAACCGTCTTCTCGCCGACGAACCGATCGAAACCGATGCGATCACAGCCCCCATCTTTTGCCGCGCTCTTAGCTTGCATGCCACCGCGCTCATCGGCCTTGAACTCGCCGAAACCGATATGTTGAAAAACGCCAAGCGCCGCGCCCGTCTCGCCAAACAGATCGAGCAAGAGGCGCAATATCTTGCCATCACCCTGCACGATGTCATGATTATGGGCGAGGGTACGCCCATAAGCTTGCGTCAGGAAGGACTGCTTTAA
- a CDS encoding HAD hydrolase-like protein encodes MASFHDFDSRYAVLFDLDGTIIDSRQGIISTLHHVIQTLGHQPDPSVDLTWVVGPPLSELMAHVLAHYGEDRVERAVEIYRARYQVAGRFDTPLFPGMAKLLRDLAASPVRLYTATSKPAFLARDILEMHGLEDCFDRICGANDDDSGGEKPEMIARILAEYKASPERALMIGDRRFDINGAHANKLRSVGVLWGYGGEKELTEAGADVLVAEPQDLDETIRAQLHALSRVRV; translated from the coding sequence ATGGCGTCCTTCCATGATTTCGACTCTCGTTATGCCGTGCTTTTCGATTTGGATGGGACGATCATCGATTCCCGGCAAGGCATTATCTCCACGCTGCATCATGTCATTCAGACTCTCGGGCATCAGCCGGACCCCTCCGTCGATCTGACATGGGTGGTGGGGCCGCCGTTGAGTGAGTTGATGGCGCATGTGCTGGCGCATTACGGCGAGGACCGCGTGGAGCGGGCCGTCGAGATTTATCGTGCGCGTTATCAAGTGGCCGGGCGGTTCGATACGCCGCTTTTTCCTGGCATGGCGAAGCTGCTGCGCGATTTGGCGGCGTCTCCGGTCCGGCTTTACACGGCAACATCCAAACCCGCTTTTTTAGCGCGCGATATCTTGGAGATGCACGGGCTGGAAGATTGTTTCGACCGGATTTGTGGCGCGAATGATGATGATAGCGGCGGCGAGAAGCCGGAGATGATCGCACGGATTTTGGCGGAATATAAAGCTTCGCCGGAGCGGGCGCTGATGATTGGAGACCGGCGCTTCGACATCAATGGCGCACACGCCAACAAACTGCGCAGCGTGGGTGTGCTGTGGGGATATGGCGGCGAAAAAGAACTGACGGAAGCAGGCGCGGATGTGTTGGTCGCCGAACCGCAGGATTTAGATGAGACCATCCGGGCGCAGCTTCATGCCTTGTCCCGGGTTAGAGTTTAA
- a CDS encoding JAB domain-containing protein, whose amino-acid sequence MTGGFNDAGGFMLTKDRPPPAPALHNDDPWHALLIGRGRRLDDTTLTELFLGIVTNRQSHAPELANILVNRFGSFAAILSASEQELSGIENIGTHVIPAIRLLQEAALRYNQARMDQADVLSDEPKLLDYLTARLSRENIEQFRILFLRENRTLLADEAQARGTVNHTPVYPREVARRAMELGAQILVLVHNHPSGDPTPSEADLQMTRQVQAAVTLIGVEIADHIIIGNGRHTSFKALDIL is encoded by the coding sequence ATGACAGGGGGCTTTAACGATGCGGGTGGTTTCATGCTCACGAAAGACCGACCACCCCCCGCACCAGCCTTGCACAATGACGATCCCTGGCACGCGCTTCTGATTGGCCGCGGGCGTCGCCTCGACGATACAACCCTTACCGAACTTTTCCTCGGTATCGTCACCAACCGACAATCTCACGCGCCCGAACTTGCGAATATCCTCGTCAATCGCTTCGGCTCTTTCGCCGCTATCCTTTCCGCTTCGGAGCAAGAACTTTCCGGTATCGAAAATATCGGCACGCACGTCATTCCCGCTATCCGTCTGCTGCAAGAAGCCGCACTGCGCTACAACCAAGCGCGCATGGATCAGGCGGATGTTCTATCGGATGAGCCTAAGCTTCTGGACTATCTGACTGCCCGGCTTTCCCGCGAAAATATCGAACAATTCCGCATTCTTTTTCTGAGGGAAAATCGCACCCTCTTAGCGGATGAAGCACAAGCGCGCGGCACCGTGAACCATACCCCGGTCTATCCGCGCGAAGTCGCTCGTCGCGCCATGGAACTCGGCGCTCAGATTTTAGTGCTCGTGCACAACCATCCTAGTGGCGATCCCACACCTTCAGAGGCAGATCTGCAAATGACGCGCCAAGTTCAAGCCGCTGTTACCTTGATCGGCGTAGAGATCGCCGACCATATCATTATCGGCAACGGGCGACATACCAGCTTCAAAGCGCTAGATATCCTCTGA
- a CDS encoding 5-(carboxyamino)imidazole ribonucleotide synthase: MTVLPFGATLGIVGGGQLGRMSAMAAARLGFRVHVLTPDIDSPACEVASSATIGDYDDEVALRDFAEHVDAVTFEFENVSAHGLRILESIKPVRPAGAVLEISQDRIAEKRRLSEIGAALAPWREVPDAAALAAAAEALDYRLILKTTRFGYDGKGQFRIRDAEEFAALGTDLPYPLVAEGIVDFEREISVMVARGLDGDVRCFDVTENRHRNGILDLSLAPAPIPPALAAQAQSMARHIAESLDLIGIMGVEMFVDARGGLLINEIAPRPHNSGHWTMNACLVDQFEMHVRAVLGLPLPEATRHSDAVMKNLIGPDDMALCDAVLRMPGLALHLYGKDEARPGRKMGHVNAIFPRGALPGPFGIAAVLGPLVEPVVSEDI, encoded by the coding sequence GTGACGGTTCTTCCGTTCGGGGCCACGCTTGGAATCGTTGGAGGCGGTCAGCTTGGCCGCATGTCGGCGATGGCGGCGGCTCGGCTTGGCTTCCGCGTGCATGTGTTGACCCCGGATATCGATTCGCCAGCTTGCGAAGTCGCATCTAGCGCGACGATTGGCGATTATGACGATGAAGTCGCGTTGCGTGATTTCGCCGAGCACGTCGATGCCGTGACCTTTGAATTCGAAAACGTTTCCGCGCATGGCCTGCGGATTCTTGAATCGATCAAGCCGGTTCGTCCTGCCGGAGCAGTTTTAGAAATCAGCCAGGACCGCATCGCCGAGAAGCGTAGGCTTTCCGAGATCGGCGCGGCTCTGGCTCCTTGGCGCGAGGTTCCGGATGCGGCCGCTTTGGCGGCGGCGGCCGAGGCTTTGGATTATCGGCTGATCTTGAAAACGACGCGCTTCGGCTATGACGGCAAGGGGCAGTTCCGTATTCGCGATGCCGAGGAGTTCGCGGCGTTAGGAACGGATTTGCCCTACCCGCTCGTGGCGGAAGGCATCGTGGATTTCGAGCGCGAGATCAGCGTGATGGTGGCGCGTGGTTTGGATGGCGATGTGCGTTGTTTCGATGTGACGGAGAACCGGCATCGGAACGGTATATTGGATTTGAGCTTGGCTCCCGCGCCGATTCCACCCGCATTGGCGGCGCAGGCTCAGAGCATGGCGCGTCACATTGCGGAATCGCTTGATCTGATCGGCATTATGGGCGTTGAGATGTTCGTAGATGCGCGAGGTGGCTTGCTGATTAACGAGATCGCACCCAGGCCGCATAATTCCGGCCACTGGACTATGAATGCCTGTTTGGTGGATCAGTTCGAGATGCATGTGCGCGCCGTCCTTGGGCTGCCGCTTCCTGAAGCGACGCGGCACAGCGATGCGGTGATGAAAAATCTGATCGGCCCGGACGATATGGCGTTATGCGACGCAGTGTTGCGTATGCCGGGTTTGGCGCTGCATCTCTACGGCAAAGACGAGGCGCGTCCAGGGCGGAAGATGGGGCATGTAAATGCTATTTTCCCACGTGGCGCCCTGCCCGGCCCATTTGGCATCGCGGCGGTGTTGGGACCATTGGTGGAGCCGGTCGTTTCAGAGGATATCTAG
- the purE gene encoding 5-(carboxyamino)imidazole ribonucleotide mutase, which yields MSEEIEVLREDAQQEALPLVGIVMGSQSDWETMRHAAERLTELEVSFECRIVSAHRTPDRLAEYARSARERGLQVVIAGAGGAAHLPGMVSAWTTLPVLGVPVESHALKGMDSLLSIVQMPGGVPVGTLAIGKAGAINAALLAASILSLNDAALATRLETWRAMQTAAVADKPEES from the coding sequence ATGAGCGAAGAAATTGAAGTTTTGCGCGAGGATGCGCAGCAGGAGGCTTTACCGCTTGTCGGTATCGTCATGGGTAGCCAATCTGATTGGGAAACCATGCGTCATGCGGCGGAGCGACTAACGGAGCTAGAGGTTTCCTTCGAATGCCGCATCGTTTCCGCTCACCGAACACCGGATCGTTTGGCAGAATATGCGCGTTCCGCGCGTGAGCGCGGCCTGCAAGTAGTGATCGCCGGAGCAGGCGGTGCTGCGCACTTGCCTGGGATGGTTTCGGCCTGGACGACATTACCGGTTTTGGGCGTGCCGGTTGAATCCCATGCGTTGAAGGGAATGGATTCGCTTCTCTCCATCGTGCAAATGCCGGGCGGTGTGCCGGTGGGTACGTTGGCGATCGGCAAAGCTGGCGCGATAAATGCGGCTTTATTAGCCGCTTCGATCTTATCGTTGAACGACGCGGCACTGGCGACGCGACTTGAGACTTGGCGTGCCATGCAGACGGCAGCCGTTGCGGACAAACCGGAGGAATCGTGA
- a CDS encoding DUF465 domain-containing protein, producing the protein MLMDHDIMLRRLHELRSEHRDLDTVIERLVQHPLNQLQLQRLKKRKLLLKDEIACIENSLIPDDIA; encoded by the coding sequence ATGCTGATGGACCACGACATCATGCTGCGCCGCTTGCATGAATTGCGTAGCGAGCATCGCGATCTTGATACGGTGATTGAACGCCTGGTTCAGCATCCGCTCAATCAATTGCAATTGCAGCGTCTCAAGAAGCGTAAGCTCCTTTTGAAGGACGAGATCGCCTGCATTGAGAACAGCCTGATTCCGGATGATATCGCCTAA